A segment of the Manis javanica isolate MJ-LG chromosome 17, MJ_LKY, whole genome shotgun sequence genome:
AGGCTGAAGGAGGTATGTCTGGAACTGAAGTCACCTCTGTCCATTGACTTCCCTCTGCCCATCTTGGTCACCCCTGCGACCTAGCCAGTCTGTCTTTGTCACCAAAGGAAGCCGCACCATCTCCAAGGTCCAAATTGGAGTCTCACCTTCCACCTCCCCTCTGCCCATCAGCCCTTTCTCATGCCCCTCCTTGTCTAGTCTAGGTCCCTTGGGCCACCATTTCTCTGTCCCCTCTTCTCCTTCCACCATGCATGTCTAGGAAGGTCCCAGCTCCGACCTTCTCCATGCTGCACAGAAGCATGTTGGTAGACACATGGCCAAACTGCCATGGTTTGAATCCTGGAACATTCTCTTAAAAGTTGTGTGAGctcaggcaaattatttaacctctcgtgtctcattttcttcatctataaaaaatGGGGAGGATAATGATTGTATGGATCTTACAGGGTTGTaattaggattaaatgagctaatatataTGAGATGCTTAGAGGAGTCCCTGGCAAACCAGTAAATACCATAATTGTTTATTATTGCTTCAGGACCTTAAGTGGGACATGACAGTAGCTTGGGTTAAGAAGAAGGCACAGGAGTGGAAGAAAAGTATCTGGATCCCAGATTCACTTGGGTGCAGAGAGATAGCAGGCAGGAAAGGCAGGGGTCCAGGGCTGATCCAGGGATGGAGGGCTGGGATGGGAAAGCTAGGGCAGGACAGGCCTGAGGTGGGAGAGATGCGAGGCTCAGGTGGGACACGACATACAGACAGAGGTGTGGGCTAGGCAGCCTGCCATGGAGGTCAGGGCTGCAGGTGCAAATCTGGGAGTCAGATTGCTGTGAGACTGGCTGAGCTTGTCCAGGGAGTGTGTAGACGGCAGAGGGCTTGAGGGTTCGAAATGTGACATAGCTGAAGACTTGGAAGGGAGCCATTTCCTTGGGTGGCAGGACTGGGAGGCAGACCAGGGTGGTGTTAGCTGGGAAGGAGGACAGGCGGGCTAAGGCTTTTCCAATTTAAGATGGTGTGTTGATTGACAATCCTGGTGTCACAGAAGGGGGACAATTGTCTCTGTGATGTCTGTGAGGAGGGACAAAGGGCTTAGAATCTGAGAGTGAGTGGAGGGTGACCTCTGACAGGGCTGGGAACAGGGCTCTGTGCAGGAGCATCGCTTTGACAGGAGGGGCTTTCTGGTCCTTCCCTTCGATTTAGCTGCCCTGACATGCACACCGTGAGTTGTGGATGTGTTCGTTCTGTGTCCATGGGCACCTGGGTCTGTGTGCACGTCTGCAGGTGGGAGCTCacaagtgtgtgtgtttgcatctgTGTGTCTGTGGATGGGTCTCTGTGTCCCCATGTGTGTGGTGGTGTGGGGGCATGTCTGGGTGTGCACCTTTGCGAATTGtactgtatgtatgtgtgtgcattgtgGTTGAGATCACAGGAGGCCTGATGTCACCGTCATGGAGAGTGGACAGACACCGGCAGACTGTGGCGGGCCTGTGGAGTCTGTGACCCTAACTGCAAGGAATGCCTAGGGAAGCCTTTCCTCCTGCAGCTCAGGGACAGATTGGAGGGGCATCCACGGGGTTGGGTTTTGCCAGGCGAGTGGCAGAAGGAGAAATGCCCAAGGTGTAAGGTGGGTCAGGATGCACCCCAAGTCTAAGCTTGCCAAAGAGGGGGGAAAACCAGCAGGTGTGATGGCAACTCACACACCACTGTGAACACGGCCTTCCACACTGTGTCCTCCCTGCCGACCAGTGTGCGCAGGTGAGCGATTCCTGGGACCTTCTGGCCCAAGGATGCCCATATGAGGGGTGAAGGGCTCTGGCAGTTTCCGGGGCTTGGTGttagggcagggtggggggatcCCTGGAGCTGGTGTGTTCAAAAGTGAGCCCCCAAGTCTGCCGATAGCTGGAGAGGCAGAGCCTCGTGGCCCCGTGGCTGGGAGCGAGACAGGGCAGAAGATCTGCGACTCGGGTGGGAAGCTGGGGACCCCCTCCTGAAGGTCTGGGGAATGCTCCGCCCCGCCTGGAGCGGCAAAGTCGGGGTGTGGCTGCCACCTGGTGGGCAGGCTGGGATGCCGGGCAGCTGCTCAGGAGCGAGGACTTAGCGCCCCCTGGTGGTCAAGTGCTGTACCTGCCAGCGGAGAGCTACTCCCGGCCGCGCCTCCGCGCCCTGGCGCCCCGGCGACCCCCCTCCAGCACCCCCTGTATCGAGCAGCGCTGCACCGATGCTGAAGGGGAGGGCGGCACAGCGGTGAGAGCGCCCAGCCCGATTGCGTGGCAGAGGTCTCAGCTCCTCTGGGCAAGACTCGCTGGGCCTTGGTCTTCTCGCCTGTAAAGTAGGGCAAGGCACACACCCTCCGGAGAGGCCAACACAGCCTGGCCCGTGTCAGAGCTTGACTCAGGCTGGCAGGCCCTAGGCCTCTCAGTGTGGGTGCGGAACGACTCATTCTGACCTATGACCTCTGACTTTTGGCCTTGGCCTTTTCCCTAAGTTTCAAGTGCTCTTGGGAgcagccctcctcccttcctgagTCAGGCcaagaggttggggagggggcaggggggtcTGCTCCTAGCCCAGCCAGAACTCTGGTTACCCCGCTGCCATGTCTTACAAAGGGCCCTTCTGGGCAGCGTGAAGAGTTAAGGAGCAGTGCAGGCCTCACCACCACCCAGGCCGGCCAGCTGGGGGGACCAGAGCCCAGGCCTCTCACAGGCCCTTCCCAGAGCCTCCCCACAGTCTGCGCCAGTGGGTCCCTCCAGAGGACACTGTCTTCTCACACTCTCCTCCCTACCCAGAGGTGGGGGGCTCCCTTCCCAAGGGCACCTGTTTATTCCTCATCCAGGGACTGTACCCATCAGCAAGCATGGGAGCCCTAGCGATGGGAGCAGTTTATTTCAGCCCTGCTTAGTCCCAGACTGCGGGGCCCAGCTCCTGGATACCACTCTGGTCCCTTCTCTATCACCCCTAAGTCCCCTGTGCCCAGCTCTGGGTCCCAGTGCACTTGGGTGGGGGTGTTGGGGAGACTCCAGAAGGAAATTCCTTTGATTAGCCAGGGGTGCTCCCCAGAGAGGAAGGGGCTAGGAGGAGATGGGGGAAGTGGAGCAGACCACCTCAGCCCAGGGCTTTCCTGGGACTCCCCATCCCACCAGGGGGGCTCAGCACTGAGGATGAAGCTGGCAAATGGGCCCtgcctgggaggagagagggttCTGGAAGACTGTCCCTCTGTCCATTGCCTGACCGCCTCATCCTGGGCCCCTGGGTGGGTAGCCAGGCTGTGGTTACAGCAGGTGGGAAGAGGGCTTGGCCATGTCTTGGAGGCCAGAGGTGCCAGAATCTCACACCTTGCCATCTGGCTGGGCCTTGCACCTCATTTCCCCAAAGGACTCCAGGGCTTCTGGGGCTCACAGGCCCCAGTGGGGACCCTAGGTTTTGGGGCTCTTTTCTCCCACCATTCATAGAGCCGGGCTCATGTCTGGGGGAGGTCTCCGCTGCTCTGAGGGCAAAGACCCAGCAGGTCCTTCAGGGTGGGCTGCCCCAGAGAGGCCCCGGTTTGGAGGACTGAGCTGAGAAGGGCACTGGGAATTTGGTGGTTGTATCCCTCACTTGATAGGCCTGCTGGACCCCTGAAAGGAGCATGTGGCCCCTTCTTGGGTCCCTGACCCAGAAGGCTCCCTCCAGACTTTACCCACAAAGTGGTGAGCAGAGGAAATGGGGGCAGAgatgggcaggggagggagcagcACAACATGGtcacagagaagagagaggacTGTTCACagccccttccccaaccccactgACACGCATGTACACCCCCAGAGACACAGATATGCACAGACACTTGCCACATCACTCACACACAGAGACTTACATGTTCACACCCGTCTTCCCTCTCCCTGGTGCgcgtgtgcgcgcacacacacatacacacacacacagttgagTCCACTGTCCCCAAGTGCTAGGGCTATATGAGGCTTGAGGCTGGGGTTGGGGACTGGAGCTGGGCCCAGCATCACCTCAACGGGCGCAAGGTGCGGTTTCAGAGCTGGGCCTCTGGCCTTTAGTAGGAGGTCATGCTGGAGGCCATCAGGTAGTGATAGCAGTCATTGCCTAGATGCTGTGTCTCCTGCTGCCAACCAGAAGGAAAGCCCCGCTTTGAAggacatgtgtgtgtgtcatcTCCCTAGCTCAGGATTGGCTATCTCTGAGACATGACACAAGTAAAGATGTCtttagtacacacacacacacacacacacacacacactccgcTCGTGCAGTGGGAGGATGGTCCCAGGTATCCTGATTGTCTCCAGGCAGCAGTAGTGGGTGAAGTCACTTCCAGGTGACTTTGCTGAGCAAATGACATAGTGACACTCCACCTCAGGCTTCGCCAAATGCATCTATGATCAGAGACACTGTTTTTGCACTGTGACTTCTATCTCACTTTGTGCAGACCATAGCCCAGGACAGCTGTTCCTGGGCTTGTGCTGACCTGGCTTTGGTCAAGGTACAGGTAGCTCCCCTGGATCTCTGAGCCTCTAGGcatcttcctccctttcttccacaCCCACAGCCTCCTTCCAGCCCCTCTGGGTTCCTTCTGTCAGATAGTGGGGCCACTACAGCTGGAACTCCAGGGAAGGCCTCATCCTGCTCAGGGTTCCTGGACACATGTGTCCAGAGCAAGCAGGAGGCAGACTTGCTACTCATTCCACCTTTACAAGCTTCCAGAGCCCATAGTGGAAGCAGAAAGGGAACCGGAGCAACGCATGCTGGTGTAGTCTGGCTGGGATCCAGCAGCAGCTCCTTCTTGGGGTCTGGCAACATCTCCCCCAGCAAGCACGAGCAGAAGGAGAGCAGTCTCCTGGGAGAGATGCACAGAGAGACCCACAGAAAGATTCAGGGGGCGTGCCGCAGGCTCCCGGCAGACACAGGCTGACAGAGAGGTGAAACCTGAGAGGAGGCAAATAGACCCCTAGAAATGGTCAGGCAGCACTTCCCATTACAGACCAGACCCCAGACAGCCACCTTCACACCACCCTCAAAGCTCCAACTCCTCCACGACTTTCCAAGAATCACCCTGACTTTTGACCATTTCAGAatcatttctgtgtgtgatgaATGTGTGATTTGAAGAAGTTTCCTCTACAGCTTctcctgcccctctcccagaGCTGACTCCCCCTGGGATGGGGGAGGTGGTTTTGTCTGGGGAATGGAGACAGGGTTCTCTGCAGATGACAGCTTCGGGCTAAATTTCTGCTTAGCAAGAGGTTCAGAAAGCCAGGGATAACAGCTCCCCAGCTGGTGATGCCACACCCACTGAGATCCTTGTGCAGCCCCATGTGGCAGCCTGTCTGGAAGCTCACTGTTGCGCTGGTGGAACTTGGAGGCCCCACACAGAGTGCGCTGATGGGAGGGACCCTAGTGGGCCTCCGTGGAGACATGGCCACCTTCTCCTTTGGGGATGAATGTGCTGGTACTGAGACGAGAGGACCCAGTTCTGGCATGGGGAGTCTGAGAGCCAATGCTGCTGGGCCTCCAGGTCATCCCTCCCCTCACTCCCAGGGCCGGCAAGCCCCTGGCTCAGGCTGTCCTCGGAGGCAGACAGAGCCCGGGACAGCGCCCTGAAGGTTCCGTGTGTTACCACACCAACACACAGAGCGTAGGCACTGCTGCTCTGGAAACCATGTGCTTTATTTGGACCCTCCCCCTGGGTTGTAGAAAAGCTGCAAACTGTGTAGTTTGGTACAAGGCAATGGCTAAGGGAAGTCCCTAACCGCTGGGGCcctcctcctctgggcctcagaaTTCCCTGGTCAACCTGACTCTtggctgggctgggtgtgggTAGCCGGGACTCTTGGGTCCCAGCTCACACCCCCAGCATCTTCCTCAGCATTGGAATGTGGAAGGGGTATGGGATAAGGGTCAGGGTCCTCATTCAAGGGCTGGGCCTCGGTCCCCATCTAGGGCCTGTGGCACCCAGCAATGGCAGTTCCTCACGTCCTCAGAGCCCTGCGGCTCTGGGTGCCTCTCTGTGCTCCGACCAGCAGGCCGCCCTCAGTATAGGTCTGCAAAGGGCTTGGAGTAGTTGAACATCAAGTAGTCCATGTAGTAGAAGTCGTAGGTGCGCTGCCGCTGCAGGGCCGAGAGCTGGGCGAAGTATTCGTGGGTGATCCGCGCCGTGGTCCGCGCCTCCTCTGAGTGCCGGTCCTTGAACCGGGGGAAGGTCAGGTTCTGTGGCGCGCGGATGAGGCGCAGGAAGAAGTTGGCATCCTCCTCCATGCTCTCAAACTTGCCCACGAAGTCATAGTCGATGAGGCAGGGGCTGCAGAGCCGGCCAACGTGGTCCCAGTGTATGTCCATGCCCACGGGCCGGTGCACGTCCAGCAGGTACTGGACAAACTCAGGGAAACGCACTCCCGAGCCTGTCCGCAGGGCCTCCCGAGAGGCGTTGGCCCGGTAGCGGGCCAGGATGGCCTTACCGAAGACGGGGTGGTAGTAGCTATTGGGGTGCTCAAACTTGTCGCGGAAGGCAGAGACCAGCCTCTCGAAGGGCTCGCGGACAAAGAGCATCTTGGTGTAAGTGCCGAGGCGGTGAAGGATGCCCTGGCGGTCGAAGGTGTCCAGCCGCCTGAGGGCGCTGCCGTAGTGCACGGTGTTGTGCTGGATGTCGGCGGTGGACGAGGCCAGCCCGGCCAGCACCATGAGCACGCGCTTCCAGTTAGAGCAGCCTGCCTTGGG
Coding sequences within it:
- the CHST8 gene encoding carbohydrate sulfotransferase 8, producing the protein MTPRAGRMRLACMFSSILLFGAAGLLLFISLQDPTELASRQVPGIKFNIRPQQPDNDLPPAIPQDGDLKAPTGKATLDLSSRAPRGPHLLVPDQPQSHLNTGARLRPRQRRRRLLIKKMAAAGAVPANSSARAFVRPAPRALDGHWVRLHQIQLERKRLMREACAKYRASSSRRAVTPRHVSRIFVEDRHRVLYCEVPKAGCSNWKRVLMVLAGLASSTADIQHNTVHYGSALRRLDTFDRQGILHRLGTYTKMLFVREPFERLVSAFRDKFEHPNSYYHPVFGKAILARYRANASREALRTGSGVRFPEFVQYLLDVHRPVGMDIHWDHVGRLCSPCLIDYDFVGKFESMEEDANFFLRLIRAPQNLTFPRFKDRHSEEARTTARITHEYFAQLSALQRQRTYDFYYMDYLMFNYSKPFADLY